The following proteins come from a genomic window of Dysidea avara chromosome 12, odDysAvar1.4, whole genome shotgun sequence:
- the LOC136241909 gene encoding 5'-nucleotidase domain-containing protein 3-like isoform X3, whose amino-acid sequence MFRRITAEWRSIIKFVRYLGSTSVYQRTASEIRSSYEARREGILRELSAETAHVNRNGVFVNSDIMMKHIDVYGFDYDYTLVSYNNEVPKLIYDHAKKLLVEKFLYPREVKHLQYDPNFAIRGLHLDVKTGYLMKVDANNHIQLGSVYRGHEAVNNEKVFEVYRDTHLSMDLLDTTQKESQMKYFSDLFSLPEVTLYCDLSQLLIDKEIPFGPEYLYSDVKTAVTETHKSGVLYNGIVSDIGKYIHDCSEVLDLLQHLKSNKKNLFLISNSPYWFVDQGMRHLTNTTDWVELFDVVIVQARKPDFYFNTYRPFRLLDRSNGNPTWTKVTKFTKGHVYQEGNILDFVKHTGWRGSRVLYLGDHLYSDLADPTLKHGWKTGAIIPELQTEVEKINSTEMKEYLSQLLANEFLFSDLQRSSDEEARETMKQWRLQHKTLRVNMKEMFNPRFGSLFRTEKAPTYFTRWLGQFAHLYTSKVQNFIQYPLDFTFYPRRFALPHETPFY is encoded by the exons GGGAACTTTCAGCAGAAACTGCACATGTAAATAGAAATGGAGTATTTGTCAACTCTGATATCATGATGAAGCATATCGACGTGTATGGATTTGACTATGACTACACCCTGGTCAGTTACAACAATGAAGTTCCCAAACTGATCTATGATCATGCCAAGAAATTGCTTGTGGAGAAATTCCTG TATCCAAGAGAGGTGAAACATCTTCAATATGACCCAAACTTTGCCATAAGAGGTTTACATCTTGATGTGAAAACA GGATATCTGATGAAGGTTGATGCTAACAATCATATTCAACTTGGATCAGTGTACAG GGGTCATGAAGCTGTGAATAATGAGAAGGTCTTTGAAGTTTACAGAGATACACACTTGTCAATGGACCTCTTAGATACTACTCAAAAG GAAAGTCAAATGAAGTACTTTTCTGACTTATTCTCCTTACCTGAAGTGACTCTCTATTGTGACCTATCTCAA CTCCTAATTGATAAGGAGATTCCTTTTGGTCCTGAGTACCTTTACAGTGATGTTAAG ACTGCAGTGACAGAAACACATAAGTCAGGGGTGCTATACAATGGAATAGTTTCTGATATCG GGAAGTACATACATGACTGCAGTGAAGTGTTGGACCTTCTTCAACACCTCAAGTCAAACAAGAAGAACCTCTTCCTCATCAGTAACAGTCCCTACTGGTTTGT TGATCAAGGAATGAGACATCTGACAAACACAACTGACTGGGTGGAATTGTTTGATGTTGTTATTGTGCAAGCACGTAAACCAGACTTCTATTTTAACACATATAG GCCTTTTCGATTACTGGATCGTAGTAATGGTAACCCAACCTGGACCAAGGTCACTAAGTTCACTAAAGGCCATGTTTATCAAGAG gGAAACATTTTAGACTTTGTTAAGCACACCGGATGGAGAGGCAGTCGTGTACTCTATTTGGGAGATCACTTGTACAGTGACCTTGCT GATCCCACATTGAAGCATGGCTGGAAAACTGGTGCTATTATTCCAGAACTGCAG ACTGAAGTTGAGAAGATCAACTCTACTGAAATGAAGGAATACCTATCCCAGTTACTAGCTAATGAGTTCTTGTTTAGTGATCTCCAG CGTAGCAGTGATGAAGAAGCAAGAGAGACGATGAAGCAGTGGAGACTACAACACAAGACCCTGAG GGTCAACATGAAGGAAATGTTCAATCCACGGTTTGGTAGTCTGTTCCGGACAGAGAAAGCTCCAACCTACTTCACACGCTGGCTTGGCCAGTTTGCACACCTGTACACCTCCAAGGTGCAAAACTTTATCCAATACCCACTGGACTTTACCTTCTATCCAAGAAGATTTGCCTTACCTCATGAAACCCCATTTTACTAA